A region of the Ovis canadensis isolate MfBH-ARS-UI-01 breed Bighorn chromosome 10, ARS-UI_OviCan_v2, whole genome shotgun sequence genome:
tgtggaatctagaaagatggtcctgatgaaccgatctgcagggcagcaacggAGCcgcagacacagagacagactCGTGGACCCAGCATGCGAAGGAGTGGGGGGACAAACAAACAGcagcactgaaatatatacactACGAGACGTAAAACAGATAGCAGGGAGGGATCTGCTGTacgatgcagggagctcaaacctgctgctctgtgacaactcagaggatgggatggggtgagagggaggttcaagagggaagggacgcATGCAtgcctatggctgactcatggtgATGTACGGCAcaaaccaatacaacattttagagcgattatcctccaattaaaaaataattttaaaataaaagaaacagaagcctAAAGTTTAAGTGGTAAGGCCAAGAATATGAGTTACTATTTTTCAGTGAAACCAACTAACTGGCTTCTTACTGTAGGCAAACTTtgcaagagttaaaaaaaaaaaataaagggtaaATAAATCAAAGTGATAAATTGAATGTCAAAAAAATTTATTAGCaaggttttaaaataatgaaaagggcttccctgatagctcagctggtaaagaatctgcctgcaatgcaggagaacccggtttgattcctgggtcaggaagatcccctggagaagggataggctacccactccaatattcccgggctccccttgtggctctgGTAAAGCCggagctggtaaagactctgcctgcaatgggggaggcctgggtttgatccctgggttgggaagaatagGGATTTCTCTGATATAGTTAAGATTTCCTAATTATTTCCCCCATTTATTAACCTTCAGATGTGCATCATATAAGTCAGGTCTTAGGTTCTACTCAGTGAAGAGACAGCGCAGCACAGTAAGCACGTTTTGGCGTTAGTGTCACGCAGCTTCATTGTAAGGTTAGGTTCTGCCTAAAGCGCAgtggtccctggattgggaagatcccctggagaagaaaatggcaatccactccagtattcctgcctggaaaatcccatggacagagtaacctggtgggctacagaccacggggtcacaaagagttgcacacacaCCTTCACTTAAACCTTCTGAGGCCTTGGGGCTAACTACTTAAGAACTGTTAAGCCTCAAGCTTCCTTGGATAGTAATACATACATACTTCATAAGACTAAATAATGCATATAAACAATTGATACTTGGTACAggtagtccttggaaggaaagttacgaccaacctagatagcatattaaaaagcagagacattactttgccaacaaagatccgtctagccaaggctatggtttttccagtggtcatgtatggatgtgagagttggacaataaagaaagctgagtgccaaagaattgatgcttttgaactgtggtgttggagaagactcctgagagtcccttggactgcaaggaggtccaactagtccatcctaatggagatcagtcctgggtgttcactggaaggaatgatgctgaaactccagtactttggccacctcatgtgaagagttgactcattggaaaagaacctgatgatgggagggattgggggcaggaggagaaggggacgacagaggatgagatggctagatggcatcaccgactcgatggacatgagtttgagtgaactccgggagttgttgtcagacaggcaggcctggcgtgctgtgattcatggggtcgcaaagagtgggacaccactgagcaactaaactgaactgaacaggtacactgtaagcattcaataaacgttaagaattttaaaataatcattcgtTTCTGTCAAAGATTAAAATACCACATCCTTGAAGTGAACATTTGACCCAGGTGGCAATTACCTGCAAGTGTGATTTATAAGTATTCACTAACTGGAATTCATTATGTATTTCCTTGTTTTAGATACCAAATCCATTCCCCCAACCCAAGCCTTAAACTGCTGACCATGATAATTATTCCCTCCCCGACTTCCATCTATAAAGCTCAGGATAACTTTTATCTCCTTTCTCTCCACTGAGTTttacaaagaagagaaaggaaggggaggaggttCAAATCCTCATTCTACGTTAGGACCAGCCCCGGTCTTAATTTTTTGGCAAATTCCTCCTTACATATGGGTAACAGTACCTTTACTCCAAAATTTATTCTAGTTATCTCTGCCCAGTCACCTTTTTCCATCGCTGTTATCATGTTACACCTCCTAATCCTACTCTGAAATAAATTTCTTCATATCTCCTTATCAAGAAGTTTCTTATCAACAACTTTTTGCCACAAAAATATTCTCAAACCACCACAGGCAACCTTAAAGCccatctcttccctccttcatctaacttctcttctttttcacccaGATCTTTATTCACCAATTTCCTGTGTGCCCAGTACAAGTTTAGTACATCCGTTCTATGAAATTCGCCAACCTTTCGTTTATGAAGCCATTCCCAATTGAATGACTATGAAACTGCATTCTTCCCCTAGTCACAATTCCCTGGCATAactccacactttttttttttttttttttagaaactatGTGTTTTATTCTTACACCTAGCATCTTGTGTATTGGCTGGCTATATAATctgtaatgtttttattttttatctgttcTGTAGGGGAAAAGACAGGAATGATTGATAGCTCAGCAAagtatatttcactttttttaacaGACTGATAATCACTACTATTTAGTCACAGAGCTAAGTTGCAACCTAAGTTTCTAGTATAATAGTTTCTAAAAAGGATAAGACTAAACTAGATAAGGTGTCTAGTGTCAGTTATACCAAATTCCACAATAAAGGCACTTGAGCAGATCTGACCCCAGTTCACCCTTTAGTCACATTTCTAGCATCCCTCTCTCTTAGCAGTCCAGCTACAGTGGTAACTAAAGAGCCCTACATTCTCAGGACTCTTTGGTTACTGCTCCCTCACGTCTGAAATGCCCCTTccttgccctctccctctcccaactTCCTTGCATCCTTCAGGATCTACTCACTCCCATTCATCCACTAGGAATCAACCAGAACATCTCCCTTGACTGCTCAGCTCCAAGTCAGGATCTCCTCATGCATTCTCAGCATACACTTATTGATGTCACTGCACTGTAGTGATCAGTTTACTTTCCTACACTCCTACTGAACTATAAAAGTAAACTCCTCCAGGTACAGACTGAGCAACCTTATATACCCAACAGACAATGAGTGAATGCTCATACCCACTCCATGACCTTGTGCAGCCTGTACAAGCAGTCCTGAGCTTCTCATCTTAAGTACTTTccttctgtaaagtggggataatgcTACACCTTGCTCACAAAGTTGTCCTAAGAACTAAAAGCGGTTATCAATGAAGCTCTTAGTAAAGTGCCTGCCATGTGGAACTATCATTTCAATGTCTGCTACTTCATGCCTTAGATTCCTTCCTGTATCCTGGGAATCGTAATGCTGTGATCAATACTTTCAGGCTGGAAGGCTTAGTTAGCAACCAGGCATCTTTTTCATGCATCTAGAAGTTACTGGTTACCGTCTGATCATCAGCAGGCATTTACGTGTGCCTATTATGTGCAGGAGTCCTTTCTAGGTTATCACTGAGTTCCCAGAACAcaacagaggcaaaaaaaaaaaaaaaaagacaaaaacctgTACCAACACCCAGAAGCAGAAAGATTGTTAATTACTTCGATACAAACAATACCAGAATGTTTCAAACTACATTAAGCTTTGCTTTATAACTGGTGTAAGCTTCAAGAACAAATACTGATGGGAAAAGTTCCAAATTAACTTCTATCATCAAGTGGACCAAAAATCAGAGGCAGTCCCCAAATTTCTTGTTGCTATTCCTAAGTTTCACTTTTACTTAAAAGTATTTCTCATAAAAGAAGCTTAACCATGACCACGACAGACATAGATGACCTTAATTTGTCTCAGTCAAATGGGAATTCCACGTATTTCCTAATTAGTATTTAATTTGGCAGCTCCGAAAAATAGCctgagttttctgtttttctagaaAACAGAACGTTGAATGGCatatccccaccaccaccaccttctcTCTTTAAGACAGGACAAAATGCACACTTTCTTAAGTCACACTGGCCTCTGAGCAAGAATAACAAAACTGCAAATTATGTCACCTGGTATTAGAAAAGGAGGCTGTGGACCTGAAACACCTTCCCCCTAGCAAATCCAGAGGTCAGAGTCCCAGGGAAGTTTCTGCACCACACTACACGGCGTTCAGTAGCTGCAGAGAGACCTCTAGCGCTGCCTGCAGAAGCCGAGTTTGCAAACAGTACCTGCTAATGTCACCTTAATGAGACAATGGCAACATGCTGAGTAGCAACGAACTGAGTGACCGCGATGAATGTTTACAGTTTTGCAACCACTAGGACATTCTACCAGCTTACAGCAAGAGGCCCTCCAAGCCTCTTTATTTCAGTACAACGTGTCAAAGGAATGATCCTTCTATGCACACCCCCTCCGCTACAAGAAAAGGCTAAGAAAACAGGTCCTGGGAGCGGAGGTCGGAACAACGTCTCTTCCAAAGCCCTCCACACAATAGACGGGAAACTATTGTCCACCTTCGGCTTGCTCCAAATGCCAGCGGTTAACGAGAGTACAAGCTGGGAGAAGCTCAGCACGACTGCTCCGGGGAACCGCACCGGGTTATAAGAAAATGGTCCTGGCGCATCCTACCCTCCCCCATCCGCCACCCTCAAACAAGTCGGTTACCCAGCTGGTCCCCACCCCCCTCTGCGGGCCGCCACCGCCTGCCTGGGCCCGGCTCGCCGAAGGTAGGCGCGGGGACCGGCGGAGCCGAGGCTCCATGTGCGGCAGCGCGGGAGGCGCTGAGGGGGCCGTGCCGGGCGGGAGGCTGCACCGCGAGCCGGGCGAGAGCCGCGCCGCCCCCTCAGCGCGGCGGTCGAAAGACCGCGGCCGCAGCATCCCCGGCGCGCGAGGCCCCGGCCCGCGGACCCCGCCTCAGCTCCACACCTCTTCCTCGCCGACAGCAGGCCGCGCCCGCGTGACGGGGCCGAAAACCCCGGCATTTCCCGGTCTCCGCACCGGGCAGCCGCCGCTGGCGGCTGCAGCCCGGACCGCCACCCGCCTCCCGCCGCCCGGCCGCAGGGACGGGAGGCGGCGGCCAACTCCGACCCATCGCGGGCCGGCGAGAACCAGCCCGGTCGCGccggccccccgcccctcctCGCCGCCTCAGGGCCGGCGCGACCGGGCGGGCGAGCCGGGCGGGCCCCCCGCCGCGGAAGCACACTCACCTCCACATCTCGGCCCTTATTCTTGAAGCTCTTGATGCGGTGGTTCTCCAAGCCGGGGTTCTCGGCCATGGCTGCGCGCGGCTCTGGCGGCGGCTACTCCtgcggctgcggcggcggcggcggcgagtcTTGGCGAGGGAGGGGTAGGTGGGGGAGGGCGGGAGAGGGGgaagggcgggggagggggagaggcgaGCACGTTCCGTGACGCCTCCGAGCGCGAGGTGGCAGCAGCGCCGGGGGAAGCTCGGGCCGATGGAcgcgaggggcggggcggggcgggaacAGCGCTGAAGAGAGCCGCGGGCGCCGGAGGGGGCTGGAGTCACGTGACGGCCTCCGGCCTGGATGCTCAGCCGGCTGGACGCGCCTGACGGTTCTCGGAGTGACCCCCACCCCTCGACTCTCTCACCCTCCAGAGAGCCCTTCCTACAACCCTTCGGAGCTTCCAGTCCTGTGCCAGGAATGGAGCCAGACTTGGCGGCTTTTTACTGCCCGTTCAGACCCGGGGCTGCGGCCGGAAACTACAGTTCCCAGCATGCCATTCTTCGGCGGGGGTAATTTTCTCAGCCTGCAAAGCACCCAGAGAATGCCGGGAACCCTAAGCGCGCGGCTTTCTGCGCGGGGCGCTCGGAGAGCCTGGGCGCGGGGCTCCGCCCCCAAGACCGCCTCTGGGCGGGACTGTGGGAGGAGCTTCCCAGGAGACGGCTCTTGCGCCtattgggagggaggggggcgggaCTTCGAAGGAGGcttccaagaaaattagaaacgGATCCATGGTTCctgctttgctcctttgcttgTTTGGCCGGGGTCACCTAAGACAGCACCCACCTTCACTTGCTGTTGCCTTGCTCTGCTTTGGTTTTATAATTAGCATTTATCTCCAcgttacacatacatatgtatgttatatgtgtgtttatgtgtgtgtgttacctgGTTTGCCGCATTGGAATTAGCGCAGTAAAAGTACCGACAGTGGTGGGTCTATTGCTGAAGCCCTTTGTtaatacagtgcctggcacgtcATGAATAACCGATAAATACTTGAACTGATTAGCGCTCTAGCGTCTGTTTTTTCACCATCGTCCCAGGCTCCGTTCTGCAACCTCCACCCTGGCAGTTCCTGTATTTATGTATCCCTAATacctcataactttccttccaaggagtcgtcttttaatttcatggctgcaatcaccatctgcagtgattttggagccccaaaaaataaagtctgacactgtttccactgtttccccatctatttcccatgagtgatgggaccagatgccatgatcttcgttttctgaatgttgagctttaagccaactttttcactctcctctttcactttcatcaagaggcttttagttcctcttcactttctgccataagggtggtgtcatctgcatatctgaggttattgatatttctcctggcaatcttgattccagcttgtgcttcatccagcccagcgtttctcataatgtactctgcatagaagttaaataagcagggtgacaatatacagccttgacatactccttttcctatctggaaccagtctgttgttccatgtccagttctaactgttgcttcctgacctgcatagaggtttctcaagaggcaggtcaggtggtctggtattcccatctctttcagagttttccacagtttattgtgatccacacagtcaaaggctttggcatagtcaataaagcagaaatagatatttttctggaaggaatgatgctaaagctgaaactccagtagtttagccaccacatgcgaagagttgactcattggaaaagaccctgatgctgggagggattgggggcaggaggagaaggggacgacagaggatgagatggctggatggcatcaccgactcaatggacgtgagtttgagtgaactctgggagttagtgacgcacagggaggcctggcgtgctgcaatttatggggtcgcaaagagtcgaacacgactgagcgactgaactgaatacctctGTTTCACCACCATACATAATATCAGCGTTCAAGAAGTAGTCAAACCTTGATCCGCAGACTCTGTAGTCTAGCATCTCCCTTTAGGGTCATTGTAGGAATTGATTAAGGGAAATTTGAATCCGTAATACTAATAGTTGCTTTCTGGAGCAGGTGCGTTTCTTTGAATGtatgtgaaataatttattttcagaacCTCTGGCAGATGCAAGCGACATTTGACACTGAGGTCATTCAAAGGTTGGGAGAAATATAACCATGCAAAGACTGAAGAAGATACTCTTTCAAAATAAAGGAGACATAGAGAACTTGAGGTTCAGAGGTCGTGAATTCAGAGGCCTTTGTTGGCCTGGCTATGTCTGGGCCATTTTTGTAAGTGGTGGATATTGGCCTCTTGATAAACACAAGCTTATTTAAAGGCTTCAGACCATTGTTGCCATATTGGACTGTGGGTCAGGCTTGCCAAAGGCCCAATTTTTCAAGGGAAACCGAAAAGCtgggttctttttttcttctttttaaa
Encoded here:
- the LOC138446507 gene encoding basic salivary proline-rich protein 3-like → MVLAHPTLPHPPPSNKSVTQLVPTPLCGPPPPAWARLAEGRRGDRRSRGSMCGSAGGAEGAVPGGRLHREPGESRAAPSARRSKDRGRSIPGARGPGPRTPPQLHTSSSPTAGRARVTGPKTPAFPGLRTGQPPLAAAARTATRLPPPGRRDGRRRPTPTHRGPARTSPVAPAPRPSSPPQGRRDRAGEPGGPPAAEAHSPPHLGPYS